A region of Saccharococcus thermophilus DNA encodes the following proteins:
- a CDS encoding IS701 family transposase: MNRLPHHQGIDKFFAMLGLALYFSKPVMKHLIHIIDALTTKGFAGTLTDLHHESFHPNHRTTLSHFFTKSPWDEEILLRKLQQWMLRHVERTAKRENHPIFVSIDDTICRKTKPSSQAKHAIEGCNWHYSHADKKSIWGHSLVWLMVHTMTQAFPFAFRLYDKADGKSKGQWAIEMLSSLDVHGSVYVLMDSWYPSKTLVEACLKKGFHVIAMLKTNRVLYPKGIAIQAKQFARYIEPEDTHLVTVGEERYRVYRYEGALKGLDDAVVLLAWKADQPMTPEHLHCVLSTDRELSDEEILRYYAQRWSIECFFRQAKDQLKLDGYRVRQRRAVKRYWILVQLAYVYSMVESNSDFSTGLDFLRKKKGHSLVEFIYDAAKQDIPIDVVKKQLHVA, encoded by the coding sequence ATGAATAGACTACCACATCACCAAGGAATCGACAAGTTTTTCGCAATGTTGGGGCTGGCCCTTTATTTCTCTAAGCCGGTCATGAAGCATCTCATTCATATTATCGATGCGCTGACAACGAAAGGATTTGCGGGAACCTTGACCGATCTGCATCACGAGAGCTTTCATCCCAACCATCGAACGACACTGAGCCATTTTTTCACGAAAAGCCCTTGGGATGAAGAAATCTTGCTTCGCAAACTCCAGCAGTGGATGCTTCGTCATGTGGAACGAACGGCCAAGCGAGAGAATCACCCCATTTTTGTTTCGATCGATGATACGATCTGCCGAAAAACGAAGCCTTCGTCACAGGCGAAACACGCTATTGAAGGGTGTAATTGGCATTATTCTCACGCGGACAAAAAGTCGATTTGGGGACACTCTCTCGTCTGGCTCATGGTTCATACGATGACGCAAGCCTTTCCCTTTGCGTTTCGCCTCTACGACAAGGCGGATGGGAAAAGCAAGGGTCAATGGGCCATCGAGATGCTTTCTTCTTTGGATGTGCACGGTTCTGTTTATGTGCTGATGGATTCTTGGTACCCATCGAAAACACTCGTGGAAGCCTGCCTGAAAAAAGGATTCCACGTCATTGCGATGCTCAAGACGAATCGGGTTCTCTATCCAAAAGGCATTGCGATCCAAGCCAAGCAGTTTGCACGCTACATCGAACCGGAAGACACCCATCTCGTCACGGTGGGAGAAGAGCGTTATCGCGTGTATCGCTACGAGGGAGCGCTGAAAGGTCTCGATGATGCCGTTGTGTTGTTGGCTTGGAAAGCCGATCAGCCGATGACACCTGAACATCTTCACTGCGTCTTGAGCACCGACCGGGAGCTAAGCGATGAAGAGATCTTGCGCTACTATGCCCAGCGTTGGTCGATCGAATGCTTTTTTCGACAAGCGAAAGACCAGCTGAAGCTCGATGGGTACCGCGTTCGTCAACGTCGGGCGGTGAAACGGTATTGGATCTTGGTGCAACTCGCTTATGTGTACAGTATGGTCGAATCCAACAGCGATTTCTCTACCGGGCTTGACTTCCTTCGAAAGAAGAAAGGACATAGCCTCGTGGAGTTTATTTACGATGCAGCCAAACAAGATATTCCCATTGATGTCGTTAAAAAACAGCTTCATGTGGCATAA
- a CDS encoding YfkD famly protein: MKKWSLSLFISVLIIYAAAFTADAVSKPMQPSTVVDITKENTYPNPAQDLPHLEPSKFTKELLRSANVKIENPELIHLLNESSVSSTPFAIGYRATIYLGQWPLNYQSFETSTNWEYQKVNTNFLDNRGGNASQRLYYKQETQKHVRGGLTAQIPNEEAVQKMMLNKAMEKTNLPLAFSTVVGIGTKKDKPYQVPAKKIGYLYAYAPAVNEKGKVTYGEVYIVLKGNKKKIVVKNVTTRGVGAWIPVQDRLYFSYIVSEQPR, from the coding sequence ATGAAAAAATGGAGTCTCTCCCTTTTTATTAGCGTATTGATCATATATGCAGCCGCTTTTACCGCTGATGCCGTTTCGAAACCGATGCAGCCAAGCACGGTGGTGGATATTACAAAAGAAAATACGTACCCAAATCCAGCGCAAGATTTGCCGCACCTAGAGCCAAGCAAGTTCACAAAGGAGCTCCTTCGTTCAGCTAACGTAAAAATTGAAAACCCAGAATTGATTCATCTTCTTAACGAATCTTCTGTTTCGAGCACGCCATTTGCGATCGGGTACCGGGCGACGATTTATTTAGGCCAATGGCCGCTCAATTATCAGTCATTCGAAACGTCAACGAATTGGGAATATCAAAAAGTCAATACGAATTTTCTCGATAACCGCGGCGGGAATGCTTCACAAAGACTGTACTATAAACAGGAAACACAAAAACATGTACGCGGCGGGCTGACGGCGCAAATTCCAAACGAAGAAGCGGTGCAAAAAATGATGCTAAATAAGGCGATGGAAAAGACGAATTTACCGTTAGCGTTTAGTACGGTAGTAGGGATTGGAACGAAAAAAGATAAACCATATCAAGTGCCGGCGAAAAAGATCGGCTATTTATATGCATATGCGCCAGCGGTCAATGAAAAAGGAAAAGTAACGTACGGCGAAGTGTATATCGTGCTAAAAGGCAATAAAAAGAAAATTGTCGTGAAAAACGTAACGACGCGTGGTGTTGGCGCATGGATTCCTGTTCAAGACCGCCTTTATTTTTCATACATTGTCAGCGAGCAGCCAAGATAA
- the pdaA gene encoding delta-lactam-biosynthetic de-N-acetylase: MKKWTIWLFICVVILSFVPAPAEAVSNKAIHWGFKRSENHEPPSAGKELDQLLAKYDAFYLGNPNKKEIYLTFDNGYENGYTAKILDVLKEKKVPATFFVTGHYLNTAPDLVKRMAKEGHIVGNHSWHHPDLTQVSNEKLREELESVRKKTEELTGQKGMMYLRPPRGIFSERTMAVARKLGYYHVFWSLAFVDWQTNNQKGWKYAYDNIMKQIHPGAILLLHTVSKDNADALAKVIDDLRKQGYTFKSLDDLMVEKMNLHPWLFTP; encoded by the coding sequence ATGAAAAAATGGACAATATGGCTGTTTATATGTGTCGTCATCTTATCGTTTGTTCCTGCTCCCGCTGAAGCCGTAAGCAATAAAGCGATTCATTGGGGGTTTAAGCGAAGCGAGAACCACGAGCCTCCTTCCGCGGGAAAAGAGCTGGATCAACTGCTTGCCAAATATGACGCATTTTATTTAGGAAATCCAAACAAAAAAGAAATTTATTTAACGTTTGATAACGGCTATGAAAACGGCTATACAGCGAAAATTTTAGATGTCTTAAAAGAAAAAAAAGTGCCGGCGACGTTTTTTGTTACGGGGCACTATTTAAATACGGCTCCTGATTTAGTAAAACGAATGGCAAAAGAAGGGCATATTGTCGGCAATCACTCATGGCATCATCCTGATTTGACGCAAGTGAGCAATGAAAAGCTGCGAGAGGAATTGGAATCTGTCCGTAAAAAAACGGAAGAGCTGACGGGGCAAAAAGGAATGATGTATCTTCGCCCACCAAGAGGGATTTTCAGCGAACGGACGATGGCGGTCGCCCGCAAGCTTGGTTATTACCATGTGTTTTGGTCGCTTGCGTTTGTTGATTGGCAGACGAACAATCAAAAAGGGTGGAAGTACGCATACGATAACATTATGAAACAAATTCATCCAGGCGCGATTTTATTGCTTCATACTGTCTCGAAAGATAACGCCGACGCCTTGGCGAAAGTGATTGACGATTTGCGCAAGCAAGGCTACACGTTTAAAAGCCTTGATGATCTGATGGTCGAAAAAATGAATTTGCATCCATGGCTTTTTACCCCTTGA
- a CDS encoding MFS transporter, translating into MRFWILITIVAISGLSQGMLLPLLSMLLEKHGVSSSVNGMHAAALYIGVLFISPFLEKPLRKYGYRPMILLGGFIVILSLALFPVFHSFFLWFFLRLCVGIGDHMLHFATQTWITDFSPPERRGRNLSLYGFSFGIGFSAGPLLASLASLHESLPFYLSSLFSLVSWCGVFFLQNEQPKEWQRSDSTNVAQRLLHVWKYAWMALLLPLTYGFLEATIHTIFPVYALREHITVEHVAFILPAFSFGGIAFQLPLGALSDRFPRKRVIAAALFIGSASFFSAYLFHHSLIAIAICFFIAGMFVGSLFSLGIAYMADLLPKELLPAGNLLCGMLYSLGSMTGPFTTGLAIQIGTNHSFFFMMCSLLFLLFLIMLSKQPMKQSD; encoded by the coding sequence ATGCGCTTTTGGATTTTAATCACCATTGTTGCCATTTCCGGCCTTTCGCAAGGGATGCTGCTGCCATTGCTTTCGATGTTGCTTGAAAAGCATGGCGTTTCTTCTTCGGTCAATGGTATGCACGCAGCGGCGCTGTACATTGGTGTTTTATTCATCTCGCCGTTTTTGGAAAAACCGCTGCGCAAATATGGATATCGTCCTATGATTCTCCTTGGTGGTTTTATTGTAATATTATCCCTCGCTTTATTTCCAGTTTTTCATTCATTTTTTCTTTGGTTTTTCTTGCGCCTTTGCGTTGGAATTGGCGACCATATGCTTCATTTTGCCACACAAACATGGATTACTGATTTTTCGCCGCCAGAACGGCGCGGGCGTAATCTTTCCTTATACGGATTCTCTTTTGGCATCGGTTTCTCAGCAGGGCCACTGCTGGCATCCCTCGCTTCCTTGCACGAATCGCTGCCTTTTTACTTATCATCGCTATTTAGTCTTGTCAGCTGGTGCGGTGTCTTTTTCCTGCAAAATGAACAGCCAAAGGAATGGCAACGATCGGATTCGACGAATGTTGCTCAACGTTTGCTCCATGTGTGGAAATACGCATGGATGGCCTTACTGCTTCCGCTTACTTACGGTTTTTTAGAAGCAACGATCCATACGATTTTTCCGGTGTACGCTTTACGGGAACATATTACGGTAGAACATGTAGCGTTTATTTTGCCCGCCTTCTCATTTGGAGGAATCGCATTCCAGCTGCCGCTCGGGGCATTAAGTGACCGCTTCCCGCGGAAACGGGTGATTGCCGCTGCCTTGTTTATCGGCAGCGCCAGCTTTTTTAGCGCTTATCTGTTCCATCATTCCCTCATTGCGATTGCCATTTGCTTTTTTATTGCCGGTATGTTTGTTGGCTCTTTGTTTTCCCTTGGCATCGCCTATATGGCCGACTTGTTGCCGAAAGAGCTGCTTCCCGCCGGGAATTTGCTATGCGGCATGCTATACAGCCTTGGCAGCATGACCGGCCCGTTTACGACCGGCCTAGCGATTCAGATCGGCACCAATCACAGCTTTTTCTTTATGATGTGCAGCCTTCTCTTTCTTCTTTTTCTTATCATGCTTTCAAAGCAGCCAATGAAGCAGAGCGATTGA
- the rlmD gene encoding 23S rRNA (uracil(1939)-C(5))-methyltransferase RlmD, which yields MTKQTITIKKGQQFPLTIKRLGINGEGVGYFKKQVVFVPGALPGEEVVVEATNIHPKYAEAKIKKIRKRSPYRVTPRCPVYEQCGGCQLQHLDYEAQLREKRDIVIQALERHCRLPVETLSIRPTIGMDDPWHYRNKSQFQVGIQKGEVIAGLYGLNSHRLIDIPECVIQHPATNRVTNIVKMILQDLRIPIYNERTQTGLVRTIVARVGFHTGDVQLVLITTKKEIPRKELLIAEIKRRLPEVKSIVQNINGEKTSLIFGEESLLLEGEEYIQEVLGDLSFELSARAFFQLNPIQTVKLYDEVKRAAALTGTEKVVDAYCGVGTIGLWLAKDAREVRGMDVIPEAIEDAKKNAKKHGFANTMYVVGKAETLLPKWVKEGWKPDVIVVDPPRTGCDNELLQTILRVQPKTVVYVSCNPSSLARDIDMLAERYHVDYIQPVDMFPHTAHVESVARLALKT from the coding sequence ATGACGAAGCAGACAATCACCATCAAGAAAGGGCAACAGTTTCCGCTCACGATCAAACGGCTTGGCATTAACGGGGAAGGAGTCGGCTATTTTAAAAAGCAAGTGGTGTTTGTCCCCGGAGCGCTTCCTGGGGAGGAAGTCGTTGTAGAGGCGACGAATATTCATCCGAAATACGCGGAAGCGAAAATCAAAAAAATTCGCAAGCGCTCCCCGTACCGCGTCACACCAAGATGCCCTGTTTACGAGCAATGCGGCGGCTGCCAGTTGCAACATCTTGATTACGAAGCGCAGCTTCGCGAAAAGCGTGATATCGTCATTCAGGCGCTCGAGCGGCATTGCCGGCTGCCGGTGGAAACGCTGTCGATTCGCCCGACGATCGGGATGGATGACCCGTGGCATTACCGCAATAAAAGCCAGTTTCAAGTCGGTATCCAAAAAGGGGAGGTCATCGCCGGTTTGTATGGATTGAACTCTCATCGATTAATCGATATTCCCGAATGCGTCATCCAACACCCGGCCACAAACCGCGTTACCAACATCGTGAAAATGATTTTACAAGATTTGCGGATTCCGATTTACAATGAACGGACACAAACAGGGCTTGTCCGTACAATTGTCGCAAGAGTCGGCTTTCATACAGGAGACGTCCAGCTCGTGCTTATTACCACAAAAAAAGAAATTCCGCGCAAAGAGCTGCTCATCGCTGAAATCAAGCGCCGTCTCCCTGAAGTAAAGTCGATCGTGCAAAATATTAACGGAGAAAAAACATCGCTTATTTTTGGGGAAGAATCGCTGCTTTTAGAAGGAGAAGAATACATTCAAGAAGTGTTAGGGGATTTATCGTTTGAACTGTCGGCGCGGGCGTTTTTCCAGTTAAACCCGATTCAAACGGTCAAATTGTACGATGAAGTGAAGCGCGCCGCCGCTTTAACAGGAACGGAAAAAGTCGTCGATGCTTATTGCGGCGTCGGCACGATCGGGCTTTGGCTCGCCAAAGACGCCCGAGAAGTGCGCGGCATGGACGTCATTCCAGAAGCGATTGAAGATGCCAAGAAAAACGCGAAAAAACATGGGTTTGCCAATACGATGTACGTCGTTGGCAAAGCGGAAACGCTGCTTCCAAAATGGGTGAAGGAAGGCTGGAAGCCGGACGTCATCGTTGTCGACCCGCCACGCACGGGATGTGACAACGAGCTGCTGCAAACAATTCTCCGCGTCCAGCCGAAAACGGTCGTGTACGTCTCCTGCAACCCGTCCAGCCTCGCGCGCGATATCGATATGCTTGCAGAGCGTTATCATGTCGACTACATCCAGCCGGTCGATATGTTTCCGCATACGGCGCATGTGGAAAGTGTGGCGCGATTAGCGTTAAAGACGTAG
- the cax gene encoding calcium/proton exchanger has protein sequence MNKVFALMAWVGIPLSVAGSFLHWPEVMMFAVYCLTIIALASYMGRATESLAIVAGPRIGGLLNATFGNAVELIISIFALKAGLVEVVLASLTGSVLGNLLLVAGLSFFIGGLKYKRQEFNIYDARHNAGLLTFAILVAFVIPEVFTMNMSHQNKLALSVGISIIMVILYLAALYFKLVTHRGVYQQKSDTVEEHEEPEWTKGKSILILALATVAVAYISERLVHTFETVAKSFGWSELFIGIIVVAIVGNAAEHASAVIMAYKNKMNVAVEIAVGSTLQIAMFVAPVLVLVSLLFPEKMPLVFSLPELIAMVTSVLLMIILSNDGDTNWFEGATLIAAYTIMGIGFYLL, from the coding sequence ATGAATAAAGTATTTGCGCTGATGGCATGGGTTGGCATTCCATTATCTGTCGCGGGGAGTTTCCTCCATTGGCCGGAGGTGATGATGTTTGCGGTCTATTGCTTGACGATTATTGCGCTTGCCAGCTATATGGGTCGCGCTACGGAAAGTTTGGCGATTGTGGCCGGCCCGCGCATAGGCGGCCTGTTGAATGCGACGTTTGGCAACGCGGTGGAGCTCATCATTTCCATTTTCGCGTTAAAAGCGGGGCTCGTGGAAGTAGTGCTTGCTTCCCTCACCGGTTCGGTGCTCGGCAATTTACTGTTAGTCGCAGGGTTGTCCTTTTTTATTGGTGGTTTGAAGTACAAACGGCAGGAATTTAACATATATGATGCCCGCCATAACGCGGGACTGCTTACGTTTGCCATTTTGGTAGCGTTTGTCATTCCTGAAGTGTTTACGATGAACATGTCCCATCAAAACAAGCTGGCGCTTAGCGTCGGCATTTCGATCATTATGGTGATTTTGTACTTAGCTGCCTTATACTTTAAGCTTGTCACGCATCGCGGCGTCTATCAGCAAAAATCGGATACCGTAGAGGAACATGAGGAACCGGAATGGACGAAAGGAAAATCGATTTTGATTTTAGCGTTGGCCACAGTTGCGGTGGCCTACATATCGGAAAGGCTTGTTCATACGTTTGAAACGGTGGCAAAATCGTTCGGCTGGAGCGAATTGTTTATCGGGATTATTGTTGTCGCCATCGTCGGCAATGCGGCGGAACATGCTTCTGCTGTTATTATGGCATATAAAAACAAAATGAACGTTGCGGTCGAAATCGCGGTCGGTTCCACTTTGCAAATCGCGATGTTTGTGGCGCCGGTGCTTGTGTTGGTTTCCCTGCTTTTTCCGGAGAAGATGCCGCTTGTTTTTTCGCTTCCGGAATTGATTGCCATGGTGACATCGGTGTTGCTCATGATTATCCTCTCTAACGACGGGGATACGAACTGGTTTGAAGGGGCAACATTGATTGCCGCTTATACGATTATGGGAATTGGATTTTATTTGCTTTAG
- the yfkAB gene encoding radical SAM/CxCxxxxC motif protein YfkAB encodes MNSLTLQPITPSFDPWEAYLDVEQYGELQLTNVEFTTTTLCNMRCEHCAVGYTLTTKDPKALPLDLLIKRLEEIPHLRSLSITGGEPMLSLKSVNDYVVPLLKYARERGVRTQLNSNLTLDLERYEKIIPYLDVLHISHNWGTIEDFIEGGFAMMERKPSIAQREKYFQHMLDNAKALARVGVMVSAETMLNKRTVPHLEAIHRQVVEEMQCKRHEIHPMYPSDFASALEALSLDELRQAIHHLLDIRNENVWMLFGTLPFYPCSSNEEDLALLQRLYASKNVTVRNDPDGRSRLNVNIFTGDIIVTDFGDEPALGNIKHHTLLEAYEKWRKSSLAKQLLCHCPAAQCLGPNVLVKNAYYKDVDFTKRKARIKK; translated from the coding sequence ATGAATTCACTTACACTTCAACCGATTACCCCATCCTTTGATCCGTGGGAAGCGTATTTGGATGTCGAACAATACGGAGAACTTCAGTTGACAAATGTGGAATTCACCACAACTACATTATGCAATATGCGCTGTGAACATTGCGCTGTCGGCTACACACTGACAACGAAAGATCCGAAGGCACTCCCGCTTGACTTGCTTATCAAGCGGCTCGAGGAAATCCCGCATTTGCGTTCGTTGAGCATCACCGGCGGCGAGCCAATGCTATCGTTGAAATCGGTAAACGACTACGTCGTTCCCCTGTTAAAATACGCCCGCGAGCGCGGGGTGCGGACACAGCTCAACTCTAATTTGACGCTTGATTTAGAGCGCTATGAAAAAATTATTCCTTATTTGGACGTCTTGCATATCTCCCATAACTGGGGAACGATCGAAGATTTTATCGAGGGCGGGTTTGCGATGATGGAGCGCAAGCCAAGCATCGCCCAACGCGAAAAGTATTTTCAACACATGCTCGATAACGCAAAAGCATTGGCGAGGGTGGGAGTAATGGTTTCCGCAGAAACCATGCTAAACAAACGGACCGTCCCTCATTTAGAAGCGATTCATCGGCAAGTGGTTGAGGAAATGCAGTGCAAGCGCCATGAAATCCACCCGATGTACCCGAGCGATTTCGCTAGCGCGCTCGAGGCGTTAAGTTTAGATGAATTGCGTCAGGCGATCCATCACCTTTTGGATATTCGCAATGAAAATGTATGGATGCTGTTTGGAACACTGCCGTTTTATCCTTGCAGCAGCAACGAAGAGGACTTAGCATTATTACAACGGCTTTACGCAAGCAAAAACGTCACGGTCCGCAACGATCCGGACGGACGGTCGCGCCTAAATGTCAACATTTTTACCGGCGATATCATCGTCACCGATTTCGGCGACGAGCCGGCACTTGGCAACATCAAGCATCATACGCTGCTTGAAGCATACGAAAAATGGCGGAAATCTTCGCTTGCTAAACAGCTGCTCTGCCATTGCCCAGCCGCTCAATGCCTAGGACCAAACGTGCTCGTCAAAAACGCTTATTATAAAGATGTCGATTTTACAAAACGGAAAGCGCGGATCAAAAAATAA
- a CDS encoding fumarate hydratase has product MEQFQQSMYQLIVETSTKLPKDVRRAIARAKARENAGTRAAMALTTIAGNIKMAEENVSPICQDTGLPTFKIKVPVGVNQIKMKEAIYAAVVQATKDGKLRPNSVDSLTGKNSGDNLGVGIPVIKFEQWENDYIDVRLILKGGGCENKNIQYSLPCELEGLGRAGRDLDGIRKCILHAVYQAQGQGCSAGFIGVGIGGDRASGYELAKDQLFRSVDDINPNEDLRRLEEYIMENANKLGIGTMGFGGESTLLGCKIGVMHRIPASFFVSVAYNCWAFRRLGVKIDPATGEIIEWLYQEGEDVDFEKELEKAETAATAELGEVREIVLEPPITEEQIRQLKVGDVVRINGVIYTGRDAIHKYLMDHDAPVDLNGQIIYHCGPVMLKDENGNWQVKAAGPTTSIREEPYQGDIMKKFGVRAVIGKGGMGAKTLQALKEHGGVYLNAIGGAAQYYADCIKSVEGVDLLEFGIPEAMWHLRVENFTAVVTMDSHGNSLHEDVEKSSLEKLAQFKEPVFK; this is encoded by the coding sequence ATGGAACAGTTCCAACAGAGCATGTATCAACTTATCGTGGAAACGTCCACGAAACTGCCAAAGGACGTGCGTCGAGCGATCGCTCGGGCAAAAGCGCGGGAAAATGCGGGAACGCGCGCGGCGATGGCGCTGACGACGATTGCCGGCAACATCAAAATGGCGGAAGAAAATGTGTCGCCAATCTGTCAAGATACCGGGCTGCCGACATTTAAAATTAAAGTGCCGGTCGGCGTCAACCAAATTAAAATGAAGGAAGCAATTTATGCCGCGGTAGTGCAGGCGACAAAAGACGGCAAGCTCCGTCCGAACTCCGTTGATTCGCTAACCGGCAAAAACAGCGGCGACAACCTTGGCGTTGGCATACCGGTTATTAAATTTGAACAATGGGAAAACGATTACATTGATGTCCGTCTTATTTTAAAAGGCGGCGGCTGTGAAAACAAAAACATTCAGTACAGCCTGCCTTGCGAGCTAGAAGGTCTTGGCCGCGCCGGCCGCGATTTAGACGGCATCCGCAAATGTATTTTGCACGCGGTATACCAAGCACAAGGACAAGGATGCAGCGCTGGGTTTATCGGTGTCGGCATCGGCGGCGACCGCGCTTCCGGTTATGAACTGGCGAAAGACCAGCTTTTCCGTTCCGTCGACGATATCAATCCGAATGAAGATTTGCGCCGTTTAGAAGAATATATTATGGAAAACGCCAATAAGCTTGGTATCGGCACAATGGGATTTGGCGGCGAATCGACGCTGTTAGGCTGTAAAATCGGCGTGATGCACCGCATTCCGGCCAGCTTCTTCGTGTCTGTCGCCTATAACTGCTGGGCGTTCCGCCGCCTTGGCGTAAAAATTGATCCAGCGACCGGCGAGATTATCGAATGGCTGTATCAGGAAGGCGAAGACGTCGACTTTGAAAAAGAGCTGGAAAAAGCGGAAACAGCCGCGACAGCGGAGCTTGGCGAAGTGCGCGAAATTGTACTCGAGCCGCCGATTACAGAAGAGCAAATCCGCCAGCTGAAAGTCGGCGATGTCGTGCGCATTAACGGCGTTATTTATACCGGCCGCGACGCGATTCATAAATATTTAATGGATCATGATGCGCCTGTCGATCTGAACGGACAAATTATTTACCACTGCGGTCCGGTGATGCTGAAAGATGAGAACGGCAATTGGCAAGTTAAAGCGGCAGGTCCGACAACAAGCATTCGCGAGGAGCCTTATCAAGGCGACATTATGAAAAAATTCGGTGTCCGCGCGGTCATCGGCAAAGGGGGAATGGGCGCGAAAACGCTGCAAGCCCTAAAAGAACACGGCGGCGTCTATTTGAACGCGATCGGCGGCGCGGCGCAATATTATGCGGACTGTATTAAGTCGGTAGAAGGAGTCGATTTATTGGAATTCGGCATTCCAGAAGCAATGTGGCACTTGCGCGTCGAAAACTTTACCGCCGTCGTCACGATGGACTCTCACGGCAACAGCCTGCATGAAGATGTAGAAAAATCGTCATTAGAAAAACTCGCGCAATTTAAAGAGCCAGTTTTTAAATAA